The following coding sequences are from one Microbacterium wangchenii window:
- the recR gene encoding recombination mediator RecR — MYDGIVQDLIDEFGRLPGIGPKSAQRITFHILQSPSFDVSHLARLLAEVREKVRFCEVCGNVSEQDRCSICRDPRRNETLICVVEDAKDVAAIERTREFRGLYHVLGGAISPIAGVGPDDLRITQLMQRLADGTVQEVILATNPNLEGEATATYLSRLLHTLEIRVTRLASGLPVGGDLEYADEVTLGRAFEGRRTL; from the coding sequence ATGTACGACGGCATCGTCCAAGACCTCATCGACGAATTCGGCCGCCTGCCGGGCATCGGGCCGAAGTCGGCGCAGCGCATCACGTTCCACATCCTCCAGTCGCCGTCCTTCGACGTGTCGCACCTGGCCCGGCTGCTCGCCGAAGTGCGCGAGAAGGTGCGGTTCTGCGAGGTGTGCGGAAACGTCTCCGAGCAGGATCGCTGCTCCATCTGCCGCGATCCGCGCCGCAACGAGACCCTCATCTGCGTCGTCGAAGACGCCAAGGACGTCGCCGCCATCGAGCGCACACGCGAGTTCCGCGGTCTCTACCACGTGCTCGGCGGCGCGATCAGCCCCATCGCCGGCGTCGGCCCCGACGACCTGCGCATCACGCAGCTCATGCAGCGACTCGCGGACGGGACGGTGCAGGAGGTCATCCTCGCCACCAACCCCAACCTCGAGGGCGAGGCGACGGCGACCTACCTCAGTCGCCTGCTGCACACCCTCGAGATCCGCGTCACGCGCCTGGCATCGGGCCTCCCCGTCGGCGGCGACCTCGAATACGCGGATGAGGTGACCCTCGGCCGCGCATTCGAGGGCCGACGCACCCTGTGA
- a CDS encoding DNA polymerase III subunit gamma and tau: protein MTTALYRRYRPEAFGEMIGQSQVTDPLMTALRSDRVGHAYLFSGPRGCGKTTSARILARCLNCAAGPTDTPCGTCDSCVELGRGGGGSLDVVEIDAASHNGVDDARDLRERAIFAPARDRFKIFILDEAHMVTQQGFNALLKLVEEPPEHVKFIFATTEPEKVLGTIRSRTHHYPFRLVPPAAMLEYVQELCQTEGVEVEPGVLPLVVRAGGGSPRDTLSLLDQLIAGSDVSDGPEGVVTVRYERAVALLGYTHAELLDEVVEAFGQSDPAGAFAAVDRVVQTGQDPRRFVDDLLERLRDLIVIAATGQGASAVLRGVPTEELERMGRQAALFGADRLSRTADLVVAALDEMTGATSPRLQLELLVARVLARTAAPASSEPPAPAAPAPPANVHQPGESAPDTVPVRRDDALSAPATPINEPAPPEPETEPEPEFAPPAPSGPFTAQRMRDAWPEILARLEELSRSSWLLASGARVLALDDDVLTLSFASQSDLASFKKRGAGTGPSEDLRQAILGVLGIRVKFIARHDGDGPGGTGPGAPEPSPPAPESVPPAPETAPPAPERRPAAAAAAPVTEWAVAPIPSTPPADAPAPPSALSAAVAAQFAVDDEPEDAAPAARPVATLARVREGDVLPDGESGAVAPDDAEDIPAPEAPRDVPVPPVVAPRITPARGGVQRYGEAVVRQVLGATFVREEPHQAPTRFA, encoded by the coding sequence GTGACGACCGCTCTGTACCGCCGCTACCGCCCCGAGGCGTTCGGCGAGATGATCGGGCAGTCCCAGGTGACCGATCCGCTCATGACGGCGCTGCGCAGCGACCGCGTCGGGCACGCGTATCTGTTCTCCGGCCCGCGCGGGTGCGGCAAGACCACATCCGCCCGCATCCTGGCGCGCTGCCTCAACTGCGCCGCCGGCCCCACCGACACCCCGTGCGGCACGTGCGACAGCTGCGTCGAGCTCGGACGCGGCGGCGGCGGCTCGCTCGACGTCGTCGAGATCGACGCGGCCAGCCACAACGGCGTCGACGACGCCCGCGACCTGCGCGAACGCGCGATCTTCGCGCCGGCCCGCGACCGCTTCAAGATCTTCATCCTGGACGAGGCGCACATGGTGACGCAGCAGGGCTTCAACGCCCTGCTCAAGCTCGTCGAGGAGCCCCCCGAGCACGTCAAGTTCATCTTCGCCACGACCGAGCCCGAGAAGGTGCTCGGCACGATCCGCTCGCGCACCCACCACTATCCGTTCCGGCTCGTGCCGCCTGCCGCGATGCTCGAATACGTGCAGGAGCTGTGCCAGACCGAGGGCGTCGAGGTCGAGCCCGGAGTGCTGCCGCTCGTCGTGCGCGCGGGCGGCGGATCGCCGCGAGACACCCTGTCGCTGCTCGACCAGCTCATCGCCGGCTCCGATGTGTCGGACGGCCCCGAGGGAGTCGTCACGGTGCGCTACGAGCGGGCCGTCGCGCTGCTGGGCTACACGCACGCCGAACTCCTGGACGAGGTCGTGGAGGCCTTCGGCCAGAGCGATCCGGCCGGCGCCTTCGCGGCGGTCGACCGCGTCGTGCAGACCGGCCAGGACCCGCGCCGTTTCGTCGACGACCTCCTCGAGCGCCTGCGCGACCTCATCGTCATCGCCGCGACCGGACAGGGCGCCTCTGCGGTGCTGCGCGGCGTTCCCACCGAGGAGCTCGAGCGGATGGGGCGCCAGGCTGCGCTCTTCGGCGCCGACCGCCTCTCGCGCACCGCCGACCTCGTCGTCGCGGCGCTGGATGAGATGACCGGCGCCACCTCGCCGCGTCTTCAGCTCGAGCTGCTCGTCGCGAGGGTGCTCGCCCGCACCGCCGCCCCCGCTTCCTCGGAGCCGCCCGCCCCCGCCGCGCCCGCGCCCCCGGCGAATGTGCATCAACCCGGCGAGAGTGCACCGGATACGGTGCCGGTTCGCCGAGACGATGCACTCTCGGCGCCCGCAACGCCCATCAACGAGCCCGCCCCGCCGGAGCCCGAGACCGAGCCCGAACCCGAGTTCGCTCCGCCCGCCCCGTCCGGGCCGTTCACGGCGCAGCGGATGCGTGACGCCTGGCCCGAGATCCTCGCGCGGCTGGAGGAGCTCAGTCGCTCGTCGTGGCTGCTGGCGTCCGGCGCGCGCGTCCTCGCCCTTGACGACGACGTGCTGACCCTCTCCTTCGCCAGCCAGAGCGACCTGGCGTCGTTCAAGAAGCGCGGCGCCGGCACCGGCCCGAGCGAAGACCTCCGGCAGGCGATCCTGGGCGTTCTCGGCATCAGGGTGAAGTTCATCGCCCGGCACGACGGCGACGGCCCAGGCGGTACCGGACCCGGGGCGCCGGAGCCGTCCCCGCCCGCGCCGGAGAGCGTCCCACCCGCCCCGGAGACGGCGCCGCCCGCACCCGAGCGACGGCCGGCGGCTGCCGCCGCGGCCCCGGTGACCGAATGGGCGGTCGCGCCCATCCCGTCGACCCCGCCCGCCGACGCCCCGGCGCCGCCCAGCGCCCTGTCCGCTGCCGTCGCCGCCCAGTTCGCCGTCGATGACGAGCCGGAGGATGCCGCGCCCGCCGCGCGACCCGTCGCCACGCTGGCCCGCGTCCGCGAAGGCGACGTGCTCCCCGACGGCGAGAGCGGCGCCGTCGCGCCCGACGACGCGGAAGATATCCCCGCTCCCGAGGCGCCGCGCGACGTTCCCGTTCCTCCGGTGGTGGCACCGCGGATCACGCCCGCCCGCGGGGGTGTGCAGCGCTACGGCGAGGCGGTCGTGCGGCAGGTGCTCGGCGCGACGTTCGTGCGTGAAGAGCCGCATCAGGCCCCGACGAGGTTCGCCTGA
- a CDS encoding SDR family NAD(P)-dependent oxidoreductase encodes MSVIDKFSLQGRTALVTGATRGLGHAFATALAEAGADIVVHGRDQAAAETVRDEIEALGRKAYVVLGDLTEAGGAQQVVDASIAAAGAIDILVNNAGACIHRPALEVTDDEWSYVMDTNVTALWRMSQAAGRHMVERGSGSIVNVGSISGMIVNRPQMQPAYNASKAAVHQLTKSLAAEWAPLGVRVNALAPGYIKTDMSPVDEPQFRRMWIEDAPQQRYATPDELGPAMVFLASDAASFMSGTVLVVDGGYTLF; translated from the coding sequence GTGTCCGTCATCGACAAGTTCTCCCTCCAGGGCCGCACCGCCCTGGTCACCGGCGCCACGCGCGGCCTCGGCCACGCGTTCGCCACGGCCCTGGCTGAAGCCGGCGCCGACATCGTCGTCCACGGGCGGGATCAGGCCGCCGCCGAAACGGTCCGCGATGAGATCGAGGCGCTCGGCCGGAAGGCCTACGTCGTGCTCGGCGACCTCACCGAGGCCGGCGGCGCCCAGCAGGTCGTCGACGCGTCGATCGCCGCCGCCGGCGCCATCGACATCCTCGTGAACAACGCGGGTGCCTGCATCCACCGCCCCGCCCTCGAGGTGACCGACGACGAGTGGTCGTACGTCATGGACACCAACGTCACGGCCCTGTGGCGCATGTCGCAGGCCGCCGGGCGTCACATGGTGGAGCGCGGATCGGGCTCGATCGTCAACGTCGGATCCATCTCGGGCATGATCGTCAACCGCCCGCAGATGCAGCCGGCCTACAACGCCTCCAAGGCCGCCGTGCACCAGCTCACCAAGTCGCTCGCGGCCGAGTGGGCGCCCCTGGGCGTGCGCGTGAACGCCCTCGCGCCCGGCTACATCAAGACCGACATGTCGCCCGTGGACGAGCCGCAGTTCCGCCGCATGTGGATCGAGGATGCCCCGCAGCAGCGGTACGCGACCCCGGACGAGCTCGGCCCCGCGATGGTGTTCCTCGCCTCCGACGCGGCGAGCTTCATGTCCGGCACGGTGCTGGTCGTCGACGGCGGCTACACGCTGTTCTGA
- a CDS encoding aspartate-semialdehyde dehydrogenase: MTRISDSGLSVAVVGATGQVGGAMLDILEERGFPVRELRAFATARSAGSDVVFQGKAVLVEDVATAKLGGIDIALFSAGATGSRAHAPRFAEAGALVIDNSSAWRMDPDVPLVVSEVNPHAISEARKGIIANPNCTTMAAMPVLKVLHGEAGLERLIVSTYQAVSGSGQAGIQELLGQVEGVLAQGDVERLARDGSALDFPQPDKYIAPIAFDVIPFAGNLVDDGSNETDEEKKLRNESRKILELPELRVSGTCVRVPVFTGHSLSINAEFARDITPEHARAVLSSAPGVKLEEVPTPLQAAGTDPSYVGRIRADQSAPEGKGLALFISNDNLRKGAALNAVQIAEIVAARMGAEA; encoded by the coding sequence ATGACCCGCATCTCCGATTCAGGACTCTCCGTCGCCGTCGTGGGCGCCACCGGCCAGGTCGGCGGTGCGATGCTCGACATCCTCGAGGAGCGCGGATTCCCCGTGCGCGAGCTGCGCGCCTTCGCCACCGCTCGCTCGGCCGGCTCCGACGTCGTCTTCCAGGGCAAGGCCGTTCTCGTCGAAGACGTCGCCACCGCCAAGCTCGGCGGCATCGACATCGCCCTCTTCTCCGCCGGTGCGACCGGATCGCGGGCGCACGCCCCTCGTTTCGCCGAGGCGGGCGCGCTCGTCATCGACAACTCCAGCGCGTGGCGCATGGACCCCGACGTGCCGCTGGTGGTGAGCGAGGTGAACCCGCACGCGATCTCCGAGGCGCGCAAGGGCATCATCGCCAACCCGAACTGCACCACGATGGCCGCCATGCCGGTGCTCAAGGTGCTCCACGGCGAGGCGGGCCTGGAGCGGCTCATCGTCAGCACGTACCAGGCCGTGAGCGGCTCGGGTCAGGCCGGCATCCAGGAGCTGCTCGGCCAGGTCGAAGGCGTCCTCGCGCAGGGCGACGTCGAGCGCCTCGCGCGGGACGGCTCCGCGCTGGATTTCCCGCAGCCCGACAAGTACATCGCCCCGATCGCCTTCGACGTCATCCCGTTCGCCGGCAACCTGGTCGACGACGGCTCGAACGAGACCGACGAGGAGAAGAAGCTCCGCAACGAGAGCCGGAAGATCCTCGAGCTGCCCGAGCTGCGCGTCTCCGGCACATGCGTGCGCGTCCCGGTCTTCACGGGCCACTCCCTCAGCATCAACGCCGAGTTCGCGCGGGACATCACGCCCGAGCACGCCCGCGCAGTGCTGTCGTCGGCGCCCGGGGTGAAGCTGGAAGAGGTCCCCACGCCGCTGCAGGCCGCAGGGACCGACCCCAGCTATGTCGGCCGCATCCGCGCCGACCAGTCGGCGCCCGAGGGCAAGGGTCTGGCGCTGTTCATCAGCAACGACAACCTGCGCAAGGGTGCGGCCCTCAACGCGGTGCAGATCGCCGAGATCGTGGCGGCCCGCATGGGCGCCGAAGCCTGA
- a CDS encoding sugar ABC transporter substrate-binding protein, which translates to MTTLTRKIMALGAAAAVALSLGGCAVSTGNPASGGETEREKKDEYRVAYIARAQADSFAAWLANEMKAAAEDYDDITLEVFDGQADDEVENRMIENAIANKFDAIIVQPNNGDAQSPYIQQAIDAGIVTITTNPRVEGLDGGDSVDANPYDQGAVVAQLALEQVPENAKVVVLTGPAGNFHSTARRDAWQKEFFDKRPDVTIVAEDTANWNKDEALTLMEDWSLANSEIDAIISMNDNMAAGALEALKGKSGFEGILAYGVDGTPEATLLIQEGLLTASTLQNARELAELNMKSVHELLTGEADEINVDIGNPLITSENVQEYIDLYLEAGLL; encoded by the coding sequence ATGACGACTCTTACCCGCAAGATCATGGCGCTGGGGGCGGCCGCGGCCGTGGCCCTGAGCCTCGGCGGCTGCGCCGTGTCCACCGGAAACCCCGCCTCCGGCGGCGAGACCGAGCGTGAGAAGAAGGACGAGTACCGCGTCGCGTACATCGCCCGCGCGCAGGCCGACTCGTTCGCCGCGTGGCTGGCCAACGAGATGAAGGCCGCCGCCGAGGACTACGACGACATCACCCTCGAGGTCTTCGACGGCCAGGCCGACGACGAGGTCGAGAACCGGATGATCGAGAACGCGATCGCCAACAAGTTCGACGCCATCATCGTCCAGCCCAACAACGGCGACGCGCAGAGCCCGTACATCCAGCAGGCCATCGACGCCGGCATCGTGACCATCACGACCAACCCGCGCGTGGAGGGTCTCGACGGTGGCGACTCCGTCGACGCGAACCCCTACGACCAGGGCGCCGTCGTCGCGCAGCTGGCGCTGGAGCAGGTGCCCGAGAACGCGAAGGTCGTCGTCCTGACCGGCCCGGCGGGCAACTTCCACAGCACGGCGCGTCGTGACGCGTGGCAGAAGGAGTTCTTCGACAAGCGCCCCGACGTGACGATCGTCGCCGAGGACACCGCGAACTGGAACAAGGATGAGGCGCTCACCCTCATGGAGGACTGGTCGCTGGCCAACTCCGAGATCGACGCCATCATCTCGATGAACGACAACATGGCCGCCGGCGCGCTCGAAGCGCTCAAGGGCAAGTCGGGCTTCGAGGGCATCCTCGCCTACGGCGTGGACGGCACGCCCGAGGCGACCCTGCTGATCCAGGAGGGTCTGCTGACCGCCTCCACGCTGCAGAACGCACGCGAGCTGGCCGAACTCAACATGAAGTCGGTGCACGAGCTGCTCACCGGCGAGGCCGACGAGATCAACGTCGACATCGGCAACCCGCTGATCACGTCGGAGAACGTGCAGGAGTACATCGACCTCTACCTCGAGGCCGGCCTGCTCTGA
- a CDS encoding malate:quinone oxidoreductase, which produces MTEDVDVLLIGGGIMSATLGTLLKDLQPDWKIVVCERLSDVALESSNAWNNAGTGHAALCELNYMPQGPDGKLDPAKAIAINEQFQQSRQLWSTLVEEGVLDAPSTFINATPHMTFVRGEKDVEYLRKRYEVLKKEPLFAGIEYSEDSRVIHQWAPLLMKQRLKSDQPFAATRVPSGTDVDFGALTRQLFAHLKDSGVDVVTNCEVRKLKRQKDGAWLATYRGTVGRTPGSIRAKFVFVGAGGWALKLLQRSGIPEIKGYGVFPIGGQWLKTSNPAIVAQHRAKVYSQASVGAPPMSVPHLDTRVVDGETSLLFGPFATFSPKFLKNGSMLDIVTQVRAHNLWPMLKVAIDNPSLLRYLVGELLKNHAKKVDSLRTFVPTAKDEDWELLNAGQRAQVMKRDPKKGGVLQFGTEVVTAEDGSIAGLLGASPGASTAVSIMLGLLKTCFPDRMPEWEGRLKALIPSYGETLNPRPEVAREITGETAQVLALTA; this is translated from the coding sequence GTGACTGAAGACGTCGACGTGCTGCTCATCGGCGGCGGGATCATGAGCGCGACCCTGGGGACGCTGCTGAAGGATCTCCAGCCCGATTGGAAGATCGTGGTGTGCGAGCGTCTCAGCGACGTCGCCCTGGAGAGTTCCAACGCGTGGAACAACGCCGGCACCGGCCACGCGGCGCTGTGCGAGCTGAACTACATGCCCCAGGGGCCGGACGGAAAGCTCGACCCGGCGAAGGCGATCGCCATCAACGAGCAGTTCCAGCAGAGCCGCCAGCTGTGGTCCACCCTCGTGGAGGAGGGCGTGCTGGATGCGCCGTCCACCTTCATCAACGCCACGCCGCACATGACCTTCGTCCGCGGGGAGAAGGACGTCGAGTATCTCCGCAAGCGCTACGAGGTGCTCAAGAAGGAGCCGCTGTTCGCCGGCATCGAGTACAGCGAGGATTCGCGCGTCATCCACCAGTGGGCCCCGCTCCTGATGAAGCAGCGCCTCAAGAGCGACCAGCCCTTCGCCGCCACCCGCGTGCCCTCCGGTACCGATGTCGACTTCGGCGCGCTCACGCGTCAGCTCTTCGCCCACCTGAAGGACTCCGGCGTCGACGTCGTGACCAACTGCGAGGTGCGCAAGCTCAAGCGCCAGAAGGATGGCGCGTGGCTGGCGACCTACCGCGGGACGGTCGGGCGCACCCCCGGCAGCATCCGCGCGAAGTTCGTCTTCGTCGGCGCGGGCGGCTGGGCGCTGAAGCTCCTGCAGCGCTCGGGCATCCCCGAGATCAAGGGCTACGGCGTCTTCCCCATCGGCGGGCAGTGGCTGAAGACCTCCAACCCGGCCATCGTCGCGCAGCACCGCGCGAAGGTGTACTCGCAGGCGTCGGTCGGCGCGCCCCCCATGTCGGTGCCGCACCTGGACACGCGGGTCGTGGATGGCGAGACCTCGCTGCTGTTCGGTCCGTTCGCGACCTTCAGCCCCAAGTTCCTCAAGAACGGCTCGATGCTCGACATCGTCACCCAGGTGCGCGCGCACAACCTCTGGCCGATGCTGAAGGTCGCCATCGACAACCCCAGCCTCCTGCGGTATCTCGTCGGTGAACTGCTGAAGAACCACGCCAAGAAGGTCGACAGCCTCCGCACGTTCGTGCCCACCGCGAAGGATGAGGACTGGGAGCTGCTGAACGCCGGTCAGCGCGCGCAGGTGATGAAGCGCGACCCGAAGAAGGGCGGCGTGCTGCAGTTCGGCACGGAGGTCGTCACGGCGGAGGATGGCTCCATCGCCGGCCTGCTCGGCGCATCCCCGGGTGCATCCACGGCCGTGTCGATCATGCTCGGCCTGCTGAAGACCTGCTTCCCCGACCGCATGCCCGAGTGGGAGGGACGGCTGAAGGCGCTCATCCCCAGCTACGGCGAGACGCTCAATCCGCGGCCCGAGGTGGC
- a CDS encoding ABC transporter permease produces the protein MLEKLKSLELSRYSIFIILVVVLVAASMLSPNFLSTDNVFNVLRQVAVITILAYGAMTLIIGGMIDLSAGAVMAFAGVASVMVYKSTGNLLFGVLAGIAVGMICNLINAFLVATLRTPAFIVTLGMMLMARGAVLELTQGQNVLQLGDFILIGQGNLGWLPIPVLILIIVTIVIWYLMNQTRYGRSVYAVGGNEEAARAAGIAVEKVKYQAFLVNGALVGIAGVIFMSRVNAGLPNAGIGYELQAITAPIIGGTSFSGGVGTVFGTLAGALIVGVLGNIMNLIGIGSYVQQIVMGLIIVVAVAYDVFSKRGKARTTILKSDAKGDTLPTAREGTVPAGGGTAAS, from the coding sequence GTGCTGGAAAAGCTGAAATCCCTGGAGCTCAGCCGCTACTCCATATTCATCATCCTCGTGGTGGTGCTGGTAGCGGCGAGCATGCTGAGCCCGAACTTCCTCAGCACGGACAACGTGTTCAACGTGCTGCGCCAGGTCGCGGTCATCACGATCCTCGCCTACGGCGCCATGACGCTGATCATCGGCGGCATGATCGACCTGTCCGCCGGAGCGGTCATGGCCTTCGCGGGCGTGGCGTCGGTGATGGTCTACAAGTCCACCGGCAACCTCCTGTTCGGTGTGCTCGCGGGCATCGCCGTCGGCATGATCTGCAACCTCATCAACGCCTTCCTCGTGGCCACGCTGCGCACGCCCGCGTTCATCGTGACCCTCGGCATGATGCTGATGGCGCGCGGCGCCGTGCTGGAGCTGACGCAGGGCCAGAACGTCCTGCAGCTGGGCGACTTCATCCTCATCGGTCAGGGAAACCTCGGCTGGCTGCCGATCCCCGTGCTGATCCTCATCATCGTCACGATCGTGATCTGGTACCTCATGAACCAGACCCGCTACGGCCGCTCGGTGTACGCCGTCGGCGGTAACGAGGAGGCCGCACGGGCGGCGGGCATCGCGGTGGAGAAGGTGAAGTACCAGGCGTTCCTGGTCAACGGCGCCCTCGTCGGCATCGCCGGCGTCATCTTCATGTCGCGCGTGAACGCGGGGCTCCCCAACGCCGGAATCGGCTACGAGCTCCAGGCGATCACGGCACCCATCATCGGTGGTACGAGCTTCTCCGGCGGTGTCGGCACCGTCTTCGGGACGCTCGCCGGAGCGCTCATCGTCGGCGTGCTGGGCAACATCATGAACCTCATCGGCATCGGCTCCTACGTGCAGCAGATCGTGATGGGCCTCATCATCGTCGTCGCCGTGGCGTACGACGTCTTCAGCAAGCGGGGCAAGGCCCGCACGACGATCCTCAAGTCCGACGCGAAGGGCGACACGCTGCCCACCGCGCGGGAAGGAACAGTTCCAGCCGGAGGTGGGACAGCCGCATCCTGA
- a CDS encoding DMT family transporter, whose protein sequence is MNAIARFTPRGWLLFAAMAVLWGMPYLFIKQAVDSFSPPAVVCIRTLGAAILLLPFALRRGVLREAWRAWPWVLLFGLLEMAGPFLLLSHAELTLSSGLTGLLVATVPLFAALIAFAGGDRGALRPVRAVGLAIGFAGVAVIVAGPGLGQSDGLGGLVATGEVLLVAVCYSIAPFVVATRLRHVPSLGTVTLSLLLVGLGYLPAALLTQHTVPTTASVASAVALTVLCTAVAFLAFFALIKEVGPARAPLFTYVNPVIAIALGVLVLGEPLTWGLLAGFPLVILGCWLAATGGTTRVRRRAGEPPAVAAG, encoded by the coding sequence GTGAACGCGATCGCGCGGTTCACCCCGCGCGGATGGCTGCTGTTCGCCGCGATGGCGGTGCTGTGGGGGATGCCCTACCTGTTCATCAAGCAGGCGGTCGACTCCTTCTCACCGCCCGCCGTCGTGTGCATCCGCACGCTGGGCGCGGCCATCCTCCTCCTCCCGTTCGCCCTGCGCCGCGGAGTGCTCCGCGAGGCGTGGCGCGCATGGCCGTGGGTGCTGCTCTTCGGTCTCCTCGAGATGGCGGGGCCCTTCCTGCTGCTCAGCCACGCCGAGCTGACGCTGTCGTCGGGGCTGACCGGCCTGCTCGTGGCGACAGTGCCGCTGTTCGCCGCCCTGATCGCCTTCGCCGGCGGAGACCGCGGCGCGCTCCGCCCCGTGCGCGCGGTGGGGCTCGCGATCGGCTTCGCCGGCGTCGCGGTGATCGTCGCGGGTCCCGGCCTGGGCCAGTCCGACGGCCTGGGCGGCCTGGTCGCGACGGGGGAGGTGCTGCTCGTGGCCGTCTGCTACTCGATCGCCCCCTTCGTCGTCGCCACGCGCCTGCGCCACGTGCCGTCGCTGGGCACCGTGACGTTGTCGCTGCTGCTCGTGGGCCTCGGGTACCTGCCGGCGGCGCTGCTCACCCAGCACACCGTCCCCACCACCGCCAGCGTCGCCTCGGCCGTCGCGCTGACGGTCCTGTGCACCGCCGTGGCCTTCCTGGCGTTCTTCGCGCTCATCAAAGAGGTCGGCCCTGCCCGCGCCCCGTTGTTCACCTACGTCAACCCGGTCATCGCGATAGCGCTGGGCGTCCTCGTCCTCGGTGAGCCGCTCACGTGGGGGCTGCTGGCCGGTTTCCCCCTCGTGATCCTGGGATGCTGGCTCGCCGCGACCGGCGGGACGACCCGCGTGCGCCGCCGCGCCGGCGAACCTCCGGCGGTGGCGGCCGGCTGA
- a CDS encoding aspartate kinase, with amino-acid sequence MALIVQKYGGSSVADAESIKRVAKRIVDTRRAGHEVVVAVSAMGDTTDELLELAGEVAPIPAPRELDMLLSSGERISMALLAMAIHSMGFEARSFTGSQAGMITDATHGAARIVDVTPVRLREALDDGAIVIVAGFQGFNRDTRDITTLGRGGSDTTAVALAAALNADVCEIYSDVDGIFTADPRVVPRARKLDRISSEEMLELAANGAKVLYIRAVEYARRHGVVIHARSTFSSGEGTWVLDRSRTSDLIPQGAHMEEPIVAGVATDLSQAKITVIGVPDVPGKAAEIFKIVAKSGANVDMIVQNVSAAATGRTDISFTLPKTDAATALRALAADQAGVGFESLVHDDQIGKLSVVGAGMRTHSGVSATLFEALSVTGINIEMISTSEIRISVVLRGDDLAEAARAVHAAYGLDGDVEATVYAGTGR; translated from the coding sequence GTGGCGCTGATCGTCCAGAAATACGGCGGTTCGTCGGTCGCCGACGCCGAAAGCATCAAGCGCGTCGCCAAGCGCATCGTCGACACCCGTCGCGCCGGCCACGAGGTCGTCGTGGCCGTGAGCGCCATGGGTGACACCACCGACGAGCTGCTCGAGCTGGCGGGGGAGGTCGCGCCCATCCCCGCGCCCCGGGAGCTGGACATGCTGCTCTCCAGCGGTGAACGCATCTCGATGGCCCTCCTGGCGATGGCGATCCACTCGATGGGCTTCGAGGCGCGCTCGTTCACGGGCAGCCAGGCCGGCATGATCACGGATGCCACGCACGGGGCGGCCCGCATCGTCGACGTCACCCCCGTGCGACTGCGGGAAGCCCTCGACGACGGCGCCATCGTCATCGTCGCCGGCTTCCAGGGCTTCAACCGCGACACGCGCGACATCACGACCCTCGGCCGCGGCGGATCCGACACGACCGCCGTCGCCCTCGCCGCAGCGCTGAACGCCGACGTGTGCGAGATCTACAGCGACGTCGACGGCATCTTCACCGCCGATCCCCGCGTCGTGCCGCGGGCACGGAAGCTCGACCGCATCTCCAGCGAGGAGATGCTGGAGCTCGCCGCCAACGGCGCGAAAGTCCTCTACATCCGCGCCGTGGAGTACGCCCGCCGGCACGGCGTCGTCATCCACGCACGGTCCACCTTCAGCTCGGGCGAGGGTACGTGGGTGCTCGACCGCTCGCGCACCTCCGACCTCATCCCCCAGGGAGCCCACATGGAAGAGCCCATCGTCGCCGGCGTCGCCACGGACCTCAGCCAGGCGAAGATCACCGTGATCGGCGTACCCGACGTCCCCGGCAAGGCGGCGGAGATCTTCAAGATCGTCGCCAAGTCCGGCGCCAACGTCGACATGATCGTGCAGAACGTCTCGGCGGCGGCCACCGGGCGCACCGACATCTCCTTCACCCTTCCCAAGACGGATGCCGCGACCGCCCTGCGCGCGCTGGCTGCGGATCAGGCCGGAGTCGGGTTCGAGAGCCTCGTGCACGACGACCAGATCGGCAAGCTCTCCGTCGTCGGCGCCGGCATGCGCACGCACTCGGGTGTGTCGGCGACGCTGTTCGAGGCGCTGAGCGTGACCGGGATCAACATCGAGATGATCTCGACGTCGGAGATCCGCATCTCCGTCGTGCTCCGCGGCGACGACCTGGCGGAGGCGGCCCGCGCCGTGCACGCCGCCTACGGCCTGGACGGCGACGTCGAGGCGACGGTCTACGCCGGCACCGGCCGCTGA